A stretch of the Synechocystis sp. PCC 7338 genome encodes the following:
- a CDS encoding tetratricopeptide repeat protein, with translation MAINSQFFFLPSPVYSQEKVEIIDSAIGELEAGDLSSDNGVIFDLYPLQLTADQPVLIYLESQDFDPYLILMDGEGNKLAENDDLYDTNAGILIDQIDPQGYGVVVTSNKAGVTGKYKLQIILPDANRLIEIQGHQSLIQAQAMMDEGSKESLFQAIELFTQGVEFYRQIGIVNREIVFALNRLGTIYSDFGENTKALAYYQEAIPLAQQLADSALEGATLNNIGSIYNALADRRTAIDYYQQALVLIRKAGDKTEEMTTINNLGVAYDNLGESEKALQYYAEAVALGKSLNDLKIIGTSLSNIGLAYNNLGEREKALEYYQQALTISRSVGDRQGEAVRLNNIALVYDGFGEKDKALQYYIQSLVIAEAVGDQSLQGSVISNIALVLDGLGQKAQALEYYQQALELARLVGDRSGEGVRLNNIALLYDSVGEKDEALAYYRQALKLAQETGDRLVEGAILSNIGYVYDGLGQLDRAMDYYQQALALRREIKDRDGEALTLNNIGTIYYARGDYGQALNYYEQALSLSRAVKNVGLEATILSNIGYVEFDQKKYDKSTLFLTQAIDLFESINSEDLSDELKVSYFDTYLYNYFRLQESLIAQNQPTVALEIAERGRARALIELLNKRFARDANFIPTEKPTIAALKKIAGDRQSTLVTYALIPTKDLTSPVKLYVYVIAPDGTMEFRQMDFNQDLKDVDFVQLLQTTRQSVTRRSPSDIIARRTAQEASTSLQQLHQILIDPIADLLPSNADAPIIFIPQGPLFGIPFPALQDSNGQYLIDKHTILTAPSIQVLAQTAQQKQRLNRQTLNLGPALVVGNPYPYPDNLNDLENAANEAKQIGQLLGVQPLIGKQAREETVLAQMPQAGVLHFATHASFDEQNGLESAIYLTAELGQSKEDLLSTPGRITAAEIFDHFETNPLHADIAILSACDTGQGEITGDGVIGLSRSLIAAGVPSILVSLWSVDDASTEKLMTEFYQQWQQGGLSKAAALRQAMLQLKQEYPEPYYWGAFTLIGEAE, from the coding sequence TTGGCTATTAATTCTCAGTTTTTTTTTCTTCCCAGCCCGGTCTATAGCCAGGAAAAGGTAGAAATCATTGATAGTGCTATTGGCGAGTTGGAAGCGGGGGATTTAAGCTCAGATAATGGGGTGATTTTTGACCTTTATCCCCTCCAATTGACGGCGGATCAGCCCGTATTAATTTACCTAGAAAGTCAGGATTTTGACCCCTATTTAATTTTGATGGATGGAGAAGGTAATAAGTTAGCAGAAAATGATGATTTATATGACACTAATGCAGGTATTTTAATCGACCAAATCGATCCCCAAGGGTATGGGGTAGTGGTGACTAGTAATAAAGCAGGAGTAACGGGCAAATACAAACTACAAATTATTCTGCCTGATGCCAACCGATTAATTGAAATCCAAGGCCATCAATCCCTCATCCAAGCCCAGGCCATGATGGATGAAGGTTCTAAGGAGTCATTGTTCCAGGCGATCGAGTTATTTACTCAAGGTGTGGAATTCTATCGGCAAATAGGCATTGTTAATCGAGAAATAGTATTTGCCCTCAATCGTTTAGGCACCATCTATTCTGATTTTGGGGAAAACACCAAAGCCCTGGCCTATTATCAAGAAGCGATCCCTTTGGCCCAGCAATTGGCAGACAGTGCCCTAGAGGGAGCTACCCTCAATAATATTGGCAGTATTTACAACGCCTTAGCAGACCGAAGAACGGCCATTGATTATTATCAGCAGGCTCTGGTGTTAATCCGTAAAGCCGGCGATAAAACCGAAGAAATGACCACCATCAATAACCTGGGGGTAGCCTACGATAACCTAGGAGAAAGTGAAAAAGCTTTGCAATATTATGCTGAAGCTGTCGCCCTCGGAAAAAGCCTCAATGATTTAAAAATAATCGGCACTAGCCTCAGCAATATTGGCTTAGCCTACAATAATTTGGGGGAAAGGGAGAAGGCTCTGGAATATTATCAACAGGCCTTGACCATATCCCGTTCCGTCGGCGATCGCCAAGGAGAAGCAGTGCGTTTAAATAATATTGCTTTGGTGTACGACGGCTTTGGAGAAAAGGATAAAGCTTTGCAATATTACATCCAATCTTTAGTGATTGCAGAGGCAGTGGGGGATCAATCTCTCCAGGGTTCAGTAATTAGCAATATCGCCTTAGTTCTAGATGGATTGGGACAAAAGGCTCAAGCTTTAGAATATTATCAACAGGCCTTAGAATTAGCCAGATTGGTAGGCGATCGGTCTGGGGAAGGGGTGAGATTAAATAATATTGCTTTGCTCTACGACAGTGTTGGCGAAAAAGATGAAGCTTTGGCCTATTATCGACAAGCCTTAAAGTTAGCTCAGGAAACTGGCGATCGCCTAGTGGAAGGAGCCATTTTAAGCAATATCGGCTATGTTTATGACGGCTTGGGACAACTAGATCGGGCCATGGACTATTATCAGCAGGCTTTGGCACTCCGTCGAGAAATTAAAGACCGGGATGGGGAAGCTTTAACTTTAAATAATATTGGCACTATTTACTATGCCCGTGGGGATTATGGCCAAGCATTAAATTACTATGAACAGGCTTTATCCCTCAGTAGAGCAGTGAAAAATGTCGGCCTAGAAGCAACAATTTTAAGCAATATTGGTTATGTGGAATTTGACCAAAAAAAATATGATAAATCCACTTTATTTTTAACCCAGGCTATCGATTTATTTGAATCAATTAACAGTGAAGATTTAAGTGATGAATTGAAGGTTTCTTACTTTGATACTTATCTGTACAATTATTTCCGTCTCCAGGAAAGTTTAATTGCCCAAAATCAGCCTACTGTGGCCCTAGAAATTGCTGAGCGGGGTCGGGCCAGGGCGTTGATAGAACTGCTCAATAAGCGTTTTGCTCGGGACGCCAATTTTATCCCCACCGAAAAACCCACCATTGCCGCTCTGAAAAAAATTGCTGGCGATCGCCAAAGTACCCTGGTAACCTACGCCCTGATTCCGACCAAGGATCTGACCTCCCCGGTCAAACTCTACGTCTATGTCATTGCCCCCGACGGCACCATGGAATTCCGCCAGATGGACTTCAACCAAGATTTAAAGGACGTGGATTTTGTGCAATTACTCCAAACCACCAGACAATCCGTCACCAGGCGATCGCCTTCCGATATCATTGCCCGCCGCACCGCCCAGGAAGCCAGTACTTCCCTGCAACAACTCCACCAAATTCTGATCGACCCCATTGCCGATCTGTTACCCAGCAATGCCGATGCCCCCATCATTTTTATTCCCCAGGGTCCCCTCTTTGGCATTCCTTTTCCCGCTCTCCAGGATAGTAATGGTCAGTATTTGATTGATAAACACACCATCCTCACCGCCCCTTCCATCCAAGTGCTGGCCCAAACAGCCCAACAAAAGCAACGACTCAATCGGCAGACATTAAATCTGGGCCCGGCTCTAGTAGTGGGTAATCCCTACCCCTACCCTGACAATCTGAATGACCTAGAAAACGCCGCCAATGAAGCCAAACAAATTGGTCAATTGTTGGGGGTGCAACCCCTCATCGGCAAACAGGCCAGGGAGGAAACTGTCTTGGCCCAAATGCCCCAGGCTGGAGTATTGCATTTTGCTACCCATGCCAGCTTCGACGAGCAAAATGGTTTAGAAAGCGCCATTTACCTAACGGCGGAGCTAGGCCAAAGCAAAGAAGATTTACTGAGCACCCCGGGGCGCATCACGGCGGCGGAAATTTTTGACCATTTTGAAACGAATCCCCTCCATGCGGACATTGCCATCCTCAGTGCCTGTGACACAGGGCAGGGAGAAATAACCGGCGATGGGGTGATCGGCCTTTCCCGTTCCCTCATTGCGGCGGGGGTACCCAGTATTTTGGTTAGCCTCTGGAGTGTGGATGATGCGTCCACCGAAAAACTCATGACCGAGTTTTATCAACAATGGCAACAGGGGGGATTAAGCAAGGCGGCCGCCCTCCGCCAAGCCATGCTCCAACTCAAGCAAGAGTATCCTGAGCCCTATTATTGGGGCGCTTTTACTCTCATTGGCGAAGCAGAGTAA
- the trpB gene encoding tryptophan synthase subunit beta: protein MNTTSPLSPPRHQYPDALGRFGNYGGKYVPETLMPALTELEEAYYRYRAESSFQEELAGLLKDYVGRSSPLYFAERLSAHYARPDGSHPLIYLKREDLNHTGAHKINNALGQVLLAKRMGKKRIIAETGAGQHGVATATVCARFGLECIIYMGVQDMERQKLNVFRMNLLGARVQPVAAGTGTLKDATSEAIRDWVTNVETTHYILGSVAGPHPYPMMVRDFHRVIGQETRQQAWEKWGGLPDVLLACVGGGSNAMGLFYDFIDEPEVRMIGIEAAGESIVSGKHAATLTMGKPGVLHGAMSYLLQDTEGQVTEAHSISAGLDYPGVGPEHSYLKDAGRAEYYSVTDQEAIAALQRLSELEGIIPALETAHAFAYLETLCPQLKNGERIVINCSGRGDKDVQTVAKYLQMEI, encoded by the coding sequence GTGAACACTACTTCCCCCCTTTCTCCCCCCCGCCACCAATACCCCGATGCCCTGGGGCGTTTTGGTAACTACGGTGGCAAATACGTGCCCGAAACCCTCATGCCTGCTCTGACGGAGTTGGAGGAAGCCTACTATCGTTACCGGGCGGAGAGTTCCTTCCAGGAAGAATTGGCGGGGTTACTGAAGGACTATGTCGGCCGTTCTTCCCCCCTATATTTTGCGGAACGGTTAAGCGCCCATTATGCCCGTCCCGACGGCTCCCATCCCTTGATATACCTGAAGCGGGAAGATTTGAATCACACAGGGGCTCACAAAATCAATAACGCCCTTGGCCAAGTTCTGTTGGCTAAACGCATGGGCAAAAAACGGATCATTGCCGAAACCGGCGCTGGTCAGCATGGGGTGGCTACGGCTACGGTATGTGCCCGCTTTGGGTTGGAATGCATCATCTACATGGGGGTGCAGGATATGGAGCGGCAAAAATTAAATGTTTTTCGGATGAATTTGCTGGGGGCCAGGGTGCAACCTGTTGCGGCGGGAACCGGTACTCTCAAGGATGCCACTTCCGAAGCGATCCGGGACTGGGTCACCAATGTGGAAACCACCCATTACATCCTCGGTTCCGTGGCCGGGCCCCATCCTTACCCCATGATGGTGCGGGATTTTCACCGGGTTATTGGCCAGGAAACCCGGCAACAGGCTTGGGAAAAATGGGGCGGTCTGCCGGACGTGCTGTTGGCCTGTGTGGGGGGCGGCTCCAACGCCATGGGGCTGTTCTACGATTTCATTGATGAGCCCGAAGTTAGAATGATTGGCATTGAAGCGGCGGGGGAAAGCATTGTCTCCGGTAAACATGCGGCCACTTTAACCATGGGTAAACCGGGAGTATTGCACGGGGCCATGAGTTATTTGTTGCAGGATACGGAAGGGCAAGTTACGGAAGCCCATTCCATCAGTGCGGGGTTAGATTATCCTGGGGTCGGCCCCGAACATAGTTATCTCAAAGATGCGGGGCGGGCTGAGTATTACAGCGTCACTGACCAAGAGGCGATCGCCGCTTTGCAGAGGTTATCGGAGTTGGAAGGTATTATTCCCGCTCTGGAAACTGCCCATGCCTTTGCTTATTTAGAGACCCTCTGTCCCCAACTGAAAAATGGCGAACGCATTGTCATCAATTGTTCCGGCCGGGGGGACAAGGACGTGCAAACGGTGGCTAAATACCTGCAGATGGAAATTTGA
- the clpP gene encoding ATP-dependent Clp endopeptidase proteolytic subunit ClpP: MIPTVIETSGRGDRAFDIYSRLLRERIVFLGQEVRDENANLVVAQLLFLEAEDPEKDIYLYINSPGGSVSAGLGIFDTMNQIRPDVCTICIGLAASMGAFLLSAGAKGKRMSLPNSRIMIHQPLGGAQGQATDIEIQAKEILYLKALLNQHLANHTGKSLEEITADTERDFFMSAEESKEYGLIDQVINRRPSASDPI, from the coding sequence TTCCAACCGTCATTGAAACGTCTGGGCGTGGCGATCGCGCCTTTGATATTTATTCCCGCCTACTCCGGGAGCGGATTGTCTTCCTGGGGCAAGAAGTCCGGGATGAGAATGCCAACCTAGTTGTTGCCCAACTGCTATTTTTAGAAGCGGAAGATCCGGAAAAGGATATTTATCTCTACATCAATTCCCCTGGGGGATCGGTTTCAGCGGGTCTAGGAATTTTCGACACCATGAACCAAATCCGTCCCGATGTCTGCACCATCTGCATCGGCTTAGCGGCCAGCATGGGGGCTTTTCTTCTCAGTGCTGGGGCCAAAGGTAAGCGCATGAGCCTGCCCAACTCCCGCATTATGATCCACCAACCCCTAGGGGGAGCCCAGGGGCAAGCCACGGATATTGAAATTCAAGCCAAGGAAATTCTTTACCTCAAAGCACTACTCAACCAACATTTGGCCAACCACACCGGCAAGTCCCTGGAGGAAATCACTGCTGATACGGAACGGGATTTCTTTATGTCCGCTGAGGAATCCAAGGAATACGGCCTGATTGACCAGGTGATTAATCGTCGGCCTTCTGCCAGTGATCCCATTTGA